Proteins from a genomic interval of Lycium ferocissimum isolate CSIRO_LF1 chromosome 2, AGI_CSIRO_Lferr_CH_V1, whole genome shotgun sequence:
- the LOC132046847 gene encoding transcription factor SPATULA isoform X1, producing the protein MANNNVYYHNANSAHFSLTDPDPEPDDISVFLRHILRPSSSSSSNFMALKGNEMQYSSSLPQFMPKNQHAMGISNGELSSMLNSYGAYNMPASATNVSSSSVGTMDNDPDEYECESDEGGTEDFGVEASAQPPPSRNSSKRSRAAEVHNMSEKRRRSRINEKMKALQKLIPNSNKTDKASMLDEAIEYLKQLQLQVQMLTMRNGMYPLGLPRVLQQNQLSLQKMGLCEGNGFTNAKVAGNFQVNQDASLNAIFSSAEKYKDTKLTPVATMSNVNHSENAFEPESSMNVHVDPFQLLRSTSQEIWREDCLPLYGMNERTSESALIGANVAFPVLFDTDESNLKRNTLESCLLRYQFGAGNETNMDCDQLLAPQLYSSIVSHVGRSTAVDIIKSECSNF; encoded by the exons ATGGCTAACAACAATGTGTATTATCACAATGCTAATAGTGCTCATTTCTCTTTGACTGATCCTGACCCTGAACCTGATGATATTTCTGTTTTTCTTCGTCATATTCTCCGTCCTTCATCTTCGTCTTCATCTAATTTTATGGCATTGAAGGGTAATGAAATGCAATATTCCTCATCACTACCTCAATTTATGCCTAAAAATCAACATGCTATGGGTATATCAAATGGCGAGTTGTCTTCCATGCTGAATTCGTATGGGGCTTATAATATGCCTGCAAGTGCAACAAatgtttcttcttcatctgttgGGACCATGGACAACGACCCAGATGAGTATGAATGTGAAAGTGATGAG GGGGGTACAGAGGACTTTGGGGTGGAAGCTTCAGCACAACCACCACCATCTCGCAACTCTTCCAAGAGAAGCAGAGCAGCTGAAGTGCACAATATGTCTGAAAAG AGGAGAAGAAGCAGGAttaatgaaaagatgaaagcaTTGCAAAAACTTATTCCAAATTCAAACAAG ACCGACAAGGCCTCAATGCTTGATGAAGCCATTGAGTACCTCAAGCAGCTTCAGCTACAAGTACAG ATGTTGACAATGAGAAATGGCATGTATCCTCTGGGCCTACCACGAGTGCTACAACAAAATCAACTCTCCCTGCAAAAAATGGGATTGTGCGAGGGGAATGGATTCACAAATGCTAAAGTGGCTGGGAATTTCCAAGTAAACCAAGATGCGTCGTTAAATGCCATTTTCAGTTCAGCTGAAAAGTATAAAGATACTAAGCTAACACCTGTGGCAACTATGTCAAATGTAAACCATTCAGAAAATGCTTTTGAGCCAGAGTCATCGATGAATGTTCACGTTGATCCCTTCCAGCTCTTAAGATCTACCAGCCAG GAAATTTGGAGGGAAGATTGCTTACCTCTATATGGAATGAATGAACGAACGTCCGAATCTGCATTAATTG GAGCAAATGTGGCATTCCCAGTTCTCTTTGATACTGATGAATCTAACCTGAAGAGAAACACTCTAGAGTCCTGCTTGCTTCGATATCAGTTTGGTGCTGGGAACGAGACCAATATGGATTGCGATCAACTTCTTGCCCCACAATTGTATAG TTCTATTGTCAGTCACGTTGGAAGAAGTACAGCTGTTGACATTATCAAAAGCGAATGCAGCAACTTCTGA
- the LOC132046847 gene encoding transcription factor SPATULA isoform X2 — protein MANNNVYYHNANSAHFSLTDPDPEPDDISVFLRHILRPSSSSSSNFMALKGNEMQYSSSLPQFMPKNQHAMGISNGELSSMLNSYGAYNMPASATNVSSSSVGTMDNDPDEYECESDEGGTEDFGVEASAQPPPSRNSSKRSRAAEVHNMSEKRRRSRINEKMKALQKLIPNSNKTDKASMLDEAIEYLKQLQLQVQMLTMRNGMYPLGLPRVLQQNQLSLQKMGLCEGNGFTNAKVAGNFQVNQDASLNAIFSSAEKYKDTKLTPVATMSNVNHSENAFEPESSMNVHVDPFQLLRSTSQEIWREDCLPLYGMNERTSESALIGANVAFPVLFDTDESNLKRNTLESCLLRYQFGAGNETNMDCDQLLAPQLYSHVGRSTAVDIIKSECSNF, from the exons ATGGCTAACAACAATGTGTATTATCACAATGCTAATAGTGCTCATTTCTCTTTGACTGATCCTGACCCTGAACCTGATGATATTTCTGTTTTTCTTCGTCATATTCTCCGTCCTTCATCTTCGTCTTCATCTAATTTTATGGCATTGAAGGGTAATGAAATGCAATATTCCTCATCACTACCTCAATTTATGCCTAAAAATCAACATGCTATGGGTATATCAAATGGCGAGTTGTCTTCCATGCTGAATTCGTATGGGGCTTATAATATGCCTGCAAGTGCAACAAatgtttcttcttcatctgttgGGACCATGGACAACGACCCAGATGAGTATGAATGTGAAAGTGATGAG GGGGGTACAGAGGACTTTGGGGTGGAAGCTTCAGCACAACCACCACCATCTCGCAACTCTTCCAAGAGAAGCAGAGCAGCTGAAGTGCACAATATGTCTGAAAAG AGGAGAAGAAGCAGGAttaatgaaaagatgaaagcaTTGCAAAAACTTATTCCAAATTCAAACAAG ACCGACAAGGCCTCAATGCTTGATGAAGCCATTGAGTACCTCAAGCAGCTTCAGCTACAAGTACAG ATGTTGACAATGAGAAATGGCATGTATCCTCTGGGCCTACCACGAGTGCTACAACAAAATCAACTCTCCCTGCAAAAAATGGGATTGTGCGAGGGGAATGGATTCACAAATGCTAAAGTGGCTGGGAATTTCCAAGTAAACCAAGATGCGTCGTTAAATGCCATTTTCAGTTCAGCTGAAAAGTATAAAGATACTAAGCTAACACCTGTGGCAACTATGTCAAATGTAAACCATTCAGAAAATGCTTTTGAGCCAGAGTCATCGATGAATGTTCACGTTGATCCCTTCCAGCTCTTAAGATCTACCAGCCAG GAAATTTGGAGGGAAGATTGCTTACCTCTATATGGAATGAATGAACGAACGTCCGAATCTGCATTAATTG GAGCAAATGTGGCATTCCCAGTTCTCTTTGATACTGATGAATCTAACCTGAAGAGAAACACTCTAGAGTCCTGCTTGCTTCGATATCAGTTTGGTGCTGGGAACGAGACCAATATGGATTGCGATCAACTTCTTGCCCCACAATTGTATAG TCACGTTGGAAGAAGTACAGCTGTTGACATTATCAAAAGCGAATGCAGCAACTTCTGA
- the LOC132046849 gene encoding nicotinate phosphoribosyltransferase 2-like — MAEPNGRPASIDGPTNPMVTPILTDLYQFTMAYAYWKAGKHNERAVFDLYFRRNPFGGEYTIFAGLEECIRLIANFKFTEDEIAFIKSSLPESCEDGFYEYLRRLDCSDIEIYSVSEGSVVFPKVPLMRIEGPVAVVQLLETPFVNLINYASLVTTNAARHRFVAGRSKILLEFGLRRAQGPDGGISASKYCYMGGFDGTSNVAAGKLFGIPLRGTHSHAFVSSFLSPDEIIDKSLQNHDGSSVCEDFVSLVQTWLNKLKWSHLLGGIFSETNQSELAAFASYALAFPGSFLALVDTYDVMRSGLPNFCAVALALNDLGYKAVGIRLDSGDLAYQSCEARKFFCAIEKEFGLPGFGKTNITASNDLNEETLDALNKQGHEVDAFGIGTHLVTCYAQAALGVVFKLVEINNQPRIKLSEDVSKVSIPCKKRCYRLYGKEGYPLVDIMTGENEPQPKAGERILCRHPFSESKRAYVVPQRVEELLKCFWPGNSDKTREDLPPLKEIRERCIEQLDQMRPDHMRRLNPTPYKVSVSAKLYDFIHFLWLNEAPVGELQ; from the exons ATGGCTGAACCTAATGGCCGGCCTGCCAGTATTGATGGACCGACTAATCCTATGGTGACACCTATTTTAACAGATCTCTATCAGTTTACTATGGCCTATGCTTATTGGAAAGCTGGTAAACACAATGAACGAGCCGT GTTCGACTTGTATTTTCGGAGGAATCCGTTTGGTGGTGAATATACCATATTTGCTGGTTTAGAAGAGTGCATAAGGCTTATTGCTAATTTCAAATTTACTGAGGATGAGATAGCTTTTATCAAGTCATCATTGCCCGAGTCATGTGAG GATGGCTTCTATGAGTACCTTCGAAGACTTGACTGTTCAGATATTGAGATATATTCTGTTTCTGAAGGATCAGTAGTCTTTCCCAAGGTACCGCTGATGAGGATTGAAGGACCAGTTGCT GTGGTCCAACTACTGGAAACTCCATTCGTAAACCTCATAAACTATGCATCACTAGTTACTACTAATGCTGCAAGACACCGTTTCGTGGCTGGAAGGTCCAAAATATTGCTTGAATTTGGGCTTCGGAGAGCACAG GGTCCTGATGGTGGTATATCAGCATCAAAGTATTGCTACATGGGGGGATTTGACGGCACAAG TAATGTGGCAGCTGGAAAGCTGTTTGGAATCCCACTGCGTGGAACACATTCACATGCCTTTGTTAGCTCATTTCTG AGCCCAGATGAAATCATAGACAAATCACTTCAAAATCATGATGGCTCTAGTGTTTGTGAGGATTTTGTTAGTCTGGTACAGACATGGCTTAATAAATTAAAG TGGTCACACTTATTAGGTGGAATTTTCAGTGAGACAAACCAAAGTGAGTTAGCAGCTTTTGCCTCATATGCACTTGCATTTCCTGGAAGCTTTTTGGCCCTTGTAGACACTTATGAT GTCATGAGAAGTGGTCTTCCAAATTTTTGTGCAGTTGCTCTTGCACTTAATGATTTGGG GTATAAAGCAGTGGGCATTAGACTAGACTCTGGTGATCTTGCTTATCAGTCATGTGAAGCTAGGAAATTCTTTTGTGCTATTGAGAAAGAATTTGGATTGCCTGGTTTTGGAAAGACGAATATCACAGCTAGCAATGACCTTAATGAAGAAACGCTGGATGCACTAAATAAGCAA GGTCACGAGGTTGATGCATTTGGTATTGGAACTCATTTAGTTACCTGTTATGCTCAAGCTGCTCTGGGTGTTGTTTTCAAGTTAGTTGAAATAAACAATCAGCCTAGAATCAAACTTTCTGAAGACGTATCAAAG GTCTCTATTCCATGCAAAAAGCGGTGTTACAGATTGTATGGCAAGGAAGGATACCCCCTTGTAGACATAATGACTGGTGAAAATGAGCCACAGCCTAAG GCAGGTGAACGAATTCTGTGCCGCCACCCATTTAGTGAATCTAAAAGGGCATACGTGGTGCCCCAGCGTGTCGAGGAGCTTCTAAAGTGCTTTTGGCCTGGAAATTCAG ATAAAACAAGAGAAGATCTTCCTCCGTTGAAGGAAATCAGGGAAAGATGTATTGAACAACTGGACCAAATGCGACCAGATCACATGAGAAGGCTGAACCCAacaccatataag GTCAGTGTGAGTGCAAAGTTGTatgatttcatccatttcctctGGCTCAATGAAGCACCAGTTGGGGAGTTGCAGTGA
- the LOC132046850 gene encoding DNA polymerase alpha catalytic subunit-like — protein MGKQRISSMFTSSVFKRDDKTTRNLSCDSIVDDVIAEFAPDEADRERRRRGNSNSNSLHASRSSIANFNSFTVKTEKAVADNNLDFMVRQEVKSVTVENSESIFGGLPKISIDEGNDSPMITKIVRF, from the coding sequence ATGGGTAAGCAAAGGATTTCTAGTATGTTTACCTCTTCAGTGTTTAAGAGAGACGATAAGACGACAAGGAATTTGTCGTGCGATAGCATTGTAGATGATGTTATAGCTGAATTTGCTCCTGATGAGGCTGACAGAGAGCGAAGGCGAAGGGGAAATTCAAATTCTAACTCATTGCATGCTTCGAGGAGTTCAATTGCTAATTTCAACTCGTTTACTGTCAAAACTGAGAAGGCTGTAGCTGATAATAACCTTGATTTCATGGTTAGACAGGAAGTCAAGAGTGTTACTGTTGAAAATAGTGAGTCTATTTTCGGTGGCTTACCTAAAATTAGTATCGATGAAGGAAATGATTCGCCAATGATTACCAAAATAGTGAGGTTTTAG